Proteins from a genomic interval of Thermoanaerobacterium thermosaccharolyticum DSM 571:
- a CDS encoding DUF5693 family protein codes for MSLKRILVFLIVLSLVVSVFVDISRISVENKYNTVETVADLYNFEKLASNTGSSIQDVLSKFKENGLKGVAVPEVTLNRLQEIGDISLHKLSDVENIYNLKDSTGNAALAEYLKNLNDSQKKVQKDYIVVATNDPKVYEFLKSSLAKRVPSNKLTVLKKGKNFAFIINEDMDTFADQGLGFNKDDLDMIKSLGFDIIPRIENYNGIKDKDIQSYIDLLKQYDVKTVIFGGNDVLGNPDKISYAASLFKKNGVAIGIIDTPMGKKLQAGTEKFAKFDDYRGAKIYGLSEAETDKYDVNGIVDRWYRSIIERDVRIVYIRAKVDTTKTAAFNMKQNISMLKDINNLAQYAGLNLGIVKPLSPIHQSKIIEILISLGVVAGGVLLLMLFGLKDKYSIILTILGVLSTAFLLLSKYNDLGVKAVALMSSIIYPSLAIGYFIEESKKIIENGDDSHYVRNSLSIFFKTVLISLIGGLIIAAIMADSKYMLKLDYFRGVKLSFIVPVVVYIAYYCYKVCGINTFKKLSDASIKILNTEIKIWHVLAVLVAGVIGVIYISRTGNSPVIKPTSIELKFRSLLEHYLVARPRTKEFLVGYPALILAIYAAKNKSKPLNFILGILASIGILSMPNTMSHVESVLKIALERTVISWIFGVIIGVVALIVVDFIIRYINKRKVIN; via the coding sequence ATACAGGATCGAGTATCCAAGACGTATTAAGTAAATTTAAGGAAAATGGCTTAAAAGGGGTTGCAGTGCCTGAAGTCACGCTAAATAGACTTCAAGAGATTGGCGATATATCATTACATAAATTGTCTGATGTAGAAAATATTTATAATTTAAAAGACAGTACAGGTAATGCAGCTTTAGCTGAGTACCTAAAAAATTTAAACGACAGTCAGAAAAAGGTACAGAAAGATTACATCGTTGTAGCTACAAATGACCCTAAAGTATATGAATTTTTAAAATCATCTTTGGCAAAAAGAGTGCCAAGCAATAAATTAACAGTGCTTAAAAAAGGCAAAAATTTTGCATTTATAATCAACGAGGACATGGATACTTTTGCTGATCAAGGTTTAGGCTTTAACAAAGATGATTTAGATATGATAAAATCGTTGGGGTTTGATATTATACCGAGAATAGAGAATTACAACGGCATTAAGGATAAGGATATTCAAAGCTATATAGATCTTTTAAAACAGTATGATGTCAAAACAGTCATATTTGGTGGCAATGATGTTTTGGGAAATCCTGATAAGATATCATACGCTGCATCTTTGTTTAAGAAGAATGGTGTGGCTATAGGCATAATCGATACACCTATGGGCAAAAAACTGCAAGCTGGCACAGAGAAATTTGCAAAATTTGATGATTACAGAGGTGCTAAAATTTACGGTTTATCAGAGGCGGAAACAGATAAATACGATGTAAATGGCATAGTAGATAGGTGGTACAGGTCTATTATTGAAAGAGATGTAAGAATAGTATACATTAGAGCAAAGGTAGATACCACAAAGACTGCTGCATTTAACATGAAACAAAATATATCCATGTTGAAAGATATAAACAATCTTGCACAGTACGCTGGACTAAATTTAGGGATAGTAAAACCGTTAAGTCCAATTCATCAATCAAAAATAATTGAAATCTTGATTTCTCTTGGCGTAGTTGCAGGTGGAGTGCTTTTGTTGATGCTTTTTGGTCTTAAAGATAAATATTCTATTATACTCACTATATTAGGCGTTTTATCTACAGCATTTTTACTTTTAAGCAAGTACAACGATCTTGGTGTTAAAGCTGTAGCATTGATGTCGTCGATAATATATCCATCATTGGCTATTGGATATTTTATAGAAGAGAGCAAAAAGATTATTGAGAATGGTGACGATAGCCATTACGTAAGAAATTCTTTGTCTATTTTCTTTAAAACTGTTTTGATATCTTTGATCGGCGGTTTAATAATAGCTGCAATAATGGCAGACAGCAAGTACATGCTGAAACTAGATTATTTTAGAGGTGTAAAACTTTCATTTATAGTTCCTGTTGTGGTGTATATAGCATATTACTGCTATAAAGTATGTGGTATAAATACATTTAAGAAGCTTTCAGATGCTTCTATAAAAATCTTAAATACTGAAATTAAAATTTGGCATGTTCTAGCCGTTTTAGTTGCAGGTGTCATAGGCGTTATTTATATTTCAAGGACAGGTAATTCACCTGTTATAAAGCCAACTTCAATAGAGCTTAAATTTAGAAGTTTACTGGAACACTATCTTGTCGCAAGACCTAGGACAAAAGAATTTTTAGTAGGTTATCCTGCTTTGATATTGGCCATATATGCAGCAAAAAATAAATCAAAACCATTGAATTTCATTTTGGGCATCTTAGCATCAATTGGAATACTATCTATGCCAAATACGATGAGTCATGTAGAGAGTGTCCTTAAAATAGCGCTTGAGAGGACAGTCATAAGCTGGATTTTTGGAGTAATAATAGGGGTAGTTGCTTTAATTGTCGTAGATTTTATAATTAGATATATAAACAAGAGAAAAGTGATTAATTGA
- the csaB gene encoding polysaccharide pyruvyl transferase CsaB, protein MKILISGYYGFENTGDDAVLECIIAGLREKGINDITVLSNTPGNTSSRYNVKSIYRNSFKEIFNAIKNTDILLSGGGSLIQDITSSKSLWYYLSIIFLGILLRKKVYIVGQGIGPLERKYNRLLSSFILRRVDLITVRDKDSMMFLKELNIEKNVILAADPVVDLAPCSDERLEEILRNEGINKGKYIVVCTREWGNNELSRVELAKAVDDISKKYNLEVVFLPFYYNKDDAESEKVANYLKSPYKIIKSKYEPKEILGIVKNCQLLIGVRLHSLVFALVSLVPFIGISYDPKIDGFLKSINLKSFKIDKFSSDELVNYAESILDNRDNFIDNLKIHLEELRKLSDNNFNVFDKSK, encoded by the coding sequence ATGAAAATTCTGATATCGGGCTATTATGGCTTTGAAAACACCGGTGACGATGCAGTTTTGGAATGCATCATCGCCGGGTTAAGAGAAAAGGGCATAAATGATATAACAGTGCTATCAAATACACCTGGTAATACATCGTCTAGATATAATGTTAAATCTATATACAGGAATTCATTTAAAGAAATTTTTAATGCCATAAAAAACACGGATATATTGTTAAGTGGCGGAGGAAGTTTAATACAGGATATTACCAGCAGTAAAAGCTTATGGTATTACCTATCGATTATTTTTTTGGGGATTTTATTAAGAAAAAAGGTATACATTGTGGGACAAGGGATAGGACCGTTAGAGCGTAAGTACAATAGACTGTTATCCAGCTTCATTTTAAGAAGGGTTGACTTGATTACAGTAAGGGACAAGGATTCTATGATGTTTTTAAAGGAACTTAATATCGAGAAAAATGTCATCCTTGCTGCAGACCCTGTTGTAGATCTTGCCCCGTGTAGCGATGAAAGGTTAGAAGAAATATTGAGGAATGAAGGAATAAATAAGGGAAAGTACATAGTTGTATGTACTAGAGAATGGGGCAACAACGAGCTATCAAGGGTAGAGTTGGCAAAAGCTGTTGACGATATATCAAAAAAATACAATTTAGAAGTGGTATTTTTGCCGTTTTATTATAATAAGGATGACGCTGAAAGCGAAAAAGTAGCAAATTACTTAAAATCACCTTATAAGATAATAAAGAGCAAGTATGAACCTAAAGAGATATTGGGTATAGTAAAAAATTGTCAGTTGCTTATCGGCGTAAGATTACATTCGTTAGTATTTGCTTTGGTGAGCCTCGTTCCATTTATAGGCATATCTTATGATCCGAAGATAGATGGTTTTCTAAAGTCAATAAATTTAAAATCTTTTAAGATAGATAAATTTTCTTCTGATGAGCTAGTTAATTATGCAGAAAGTATTTTAGATAATAGAGATAATTTTATTGATAATTTAAAAATCCATCTTGAAGAGCTTAGAAAATTGTCTGACAATAATTTTAATGTATTTGATAAATCTAAATGA
- a CDS encoding WecB/TagA/CpsF family glycosyltransferase — protein MADRFVIFGVPIDKVTMKKAVDIVENFLLEDRLHIVATPNAEIVMMAQNDDEYKEILNKTDLNVPDGSGVIFASKIYKEELPERVAGFDLMMELIKIASLKHYKIYLLGAKADVVKGAYLNLKSRYQGIDIVGFHDGYFSEIDEEEIINDINEKKTDLLFVALGAPKQEKWIYKNRNKLNAKVAIGVGGSFDVIAGKVTRAPEIYRKLGLEWFYRLMKEPWRYKRMMALPRFAMKVLFSKKSV, from the coding sequence ATGGCTGATAGGTTTGTAATATTCGGTGTACCAATAGATAAAGTTACGATGAAAAAGGCAGTTGATATTGTAGAAAATTTCTTATTGGAGGACAGGCTTCACATTGTTGCGACTCCAAATGCTGAGATTGTAATGATGGCACAGAATGATGATGAATATAAGGAAATATTAAATAAAACTGATTTGAATGTTCCTGATGGCAGCGGTGTTATTTTCGCATCAAAGATATATAAAGAGGAGTTGCCAGAGCGGGTTGCTGGATTTGATCTCATGATGGAATTGATAAAGATAGCATCGCTGAAGCATTATAAAATATATCTTCTTGGTGCTAAGGCAGATGTTGTAAAGGGTGCGTATCTAAATTTAAAAAGCCGATATCAGGGGATCGATATAGTTGGGTTCCACGATGGGTATTTCAGCGAAATAGATGAAGAAGAGATTATAAATGATATAAACGAAAAGAAGACTGATTTGCTTTTTGTAGCATTAGGGGCACCTAAGCAGGAAAAATGGATTTATAAAAACAGGAATAAACTAAATGCAAAAGTAGCAATAGGCGTTGGAGGCAGTTTTGATGTAATTGCAGGTAAAGTTACACGTGCACCTGAGATATACAGGAAGTTAGGGCTCGAATGGTTCTATCGTTTAATGAAAGAGCCTTGGAGATATAAACGCATGATGGCACTGCCAAGATTTGCGATGAAAGTGTTATTTTCAAAAAAGTCTGTATAG
- a CDS encoding ferredoxin domain-containing protein, whose amino-acid sequence MDVIELAAELMSLSARTAPKASGQDFIETKIVTGDDLKRLNEDMVKYGIESGKKNFDRDGKNVERSGAVLLISLNKPKKAGLNCGACGYNKCDKLPDFKPGTEFDGPICAWRLIDLGIAIGSAVKTASMLNVDNRIMYRIGISAKRLNLIDGEIVVGIPLSATGKNIYFDR is encoded by the coding sequence ATGGATGTTATTGAATTAGCCGCTGAGCTTATGTCTTTATCGGCAAGAACAGCTCCAAAAGCTTCTGGTCAGGATTTTATCGAAACAAAAATAGTAACTGGCGATGATTTAAAAAGGCTTAACGAGGATATGGTGAAATACGGAATTGAATCCGGTAAGAAAAACTTCGACAGAGATGGGAAAAATGTAGAAAGGTCTGGAGCAGTCCTGCTTATATCTCTAAACAAACCTAAAAAAGCAGGCCTCAACTGTGGCGCATGCGGTTACAACAAATGCGACAAGCTACCTGATTTTAAACCTGGAACGGAATTTGACGGTCCGATATGTGCTTGGAGACTCATAGATTTAGGAATAGCGATAGGATCTGCTGTTAAGACAGCAAGTATGCTGAATGTCGACAATAGAATAATGTATAGAATTGGCATCAGCGCAAAGAGATTGAATTTAATTGATGGTGAAATTGTAGTAGGTATACCATTATCTGCGACAGGTAAAAACATATATTTTGATAGGTGA
- the nadA gene encoding quinolinate synthase NadA, with translation MDNNILNEINDLKKKRNAVILSHFYQRPEIQGIADFIGDSLELSRKAADTKADVVVFCGVHFMAETASILSPDKIVLLPNIGAGCPMAEMADYEGLKKLKEEHPEACIVSYVNTTADVKTLSDICCTSANAVKVVNTIPRDREIIFVPDKNLGRYVEKMTGRKLILWQGYCNTHNKLTVEEVLLTKERYPNAKVIAHPECREEVLDIADGVFSTSGMIKYVGESEAKEFIICTEDGILHQLQRKYLDKKFILPSNKLICPNMKKTKIEDVLYSLSNMKPEVRVSDDVREKAIIPIKRMLEIK, from the coding sequence ATGGATAATAACATTTTAAATGAAATAAATGATTTGAAGAAAAAGCGAAACGCGGTTATATTAAGCCACTTTTATCAAAGGCCGGAAATACAGGGTATTGCAGATTTTATAGGAGATTCGTTGGAATTATCAAGAAAAGCGGCAGATACAAAAGCAGATGTGGTCGTATTTTGCGGTGTTCACTTTATGGCTGAAACTGCTAGCATATTGTCACCTGACAAGATAGTATTGCTTCCTAATATAGGTGCTGGTTGTCCAATGGCTGAAATGGCTGATTATGAAGGACTAAAAAAATTAAAGGAAGAGCATCCTGAAGCTTGCATCGTAAGCTATGTCAATACAACAGCAGATGTTAAAACATTAAGCGATATATGCTGTACATCTGCAAATGCAGTAAAAGTTGTAAATACTATACCTAGAGATAGAGAGATAATTTTTGTACCTGATAAAAACTTAGGTCGTTATGTAGAAAAGATGACAGGTAGGAAATTGATATTGTGGCAAGGATATTGTAACACACATAATAAATTGACTGTTGAAGAAGTTCTTTTAACCAAAGAAAGATATCCTAATGCAAAAGTAATTGCGCATCCTGAATGCAGGGAAGAAGTGCTAGATATTGCAGATGGAGTATTTTCTACGTCTGGAATGATTAAATATGTTGGTGAAAGTGAGGCAAAAGAATTCATAATCTGTACTGAAGATGGTATATTGCATCAGCTTCAAAGAAAATATCTTGATAAAAAATTTATACTGCCTTCCAATAAGTTAATATGTCCTAATATGAAAAAGACGAAAATTGAAGATGTCTTATATAGCCTTTCTAACATGAAGCCTGAGGTAAGAGTTTCCGATGATGTGAGAGAAAAAGCCATTATTCCAATAAAAAGGATGTTAGAAATAAAATGA
- the nadB gene encoding L-aspartate oxidase, producing MSYSVNFDSNDIESFISDYVILGSGIAGLNAAYLAKDYGEVFLITKDKLSDSNSSLAQGGIACVMSEIDSFKSHIDDTIYAGAGLCDKAAVEILVKEAPSNIHRLLNIGVDFDKKDGKLELGREGAHSHNRIIHAGDYTGKEIIDSLIDALSGVKIFEDTLALDLLVEDNTVKGILAKDLDEGRYFIVWAKVVILATGGAGNLFLNTTNPKTSTGDGISIAARQGAVLKDMEFMQFHPTVLHGKTGERFLISEAVRGEGGVLRNEKGVRFMPFYHKLNELAPRDIVSRAILSEIKKSNLDYVYLDVSNIGKDVFKKRFPSIYSKVEEVGIDIEKDYIPVSPAAHYYMGGIMTDLNGETTIKRLYACGECACTGVQGANRLASNSLLEGLVFSTRAVNDSKKYLNVKVTPSHFFNNNKVDREIDVEGIKYELQYLMEQNAGIIRSESSLKAMLNWITLHGSILDINADDRDKSELLSLYTISKYMVMSALLRKESRGSHYRLEYPERNEVYRKHILIKGDEIYFDRQIDSAKINR from the coding sequence ATGAGTTACAGCGTAAATTTTGATTCCAATGATATTGAAAGTTTTATAAGTGATTATGTAATACTAGGTAGCGGAATTGCCGGTCTTAATGCAGCATATTTGGCAAAAGATTATGGAGAAGTTTTTCTAATAACAAAAGATAAATTGTCAGATTCCAATTCGTCGCTGGCACAAGGCGGTATTGCTTGCGTCATGTCTGAAATTGATAGCTTTAAATCACATATAGATGATACCATCTATGCAGGTGCAGGTTTGTGCGATAAAGCTGCTGTCGAGATTTTAGTTAAAGAGGCACCATCAAATATTCATCGTCTTCTTAATATTGGAGTCGATTTTGATAAAAAGGATGGGAAGCTAGAATTAGGCAGAGAAGGGGCACATTCACATAATCGGATAATTCATGCTGGCGATTATACAGGTAAAGAAATAATAGATTCACTCATTGATGCTTTAAGTGGAGTAAAAATATTTGAGGATACTTTAGCGCTGGATTTGCTGGTTGAAGATAATACGGTAAAAGGTATTTTAGCAAAAGATTTAGATGAAGGCAGATATTTCATTGTTTGGGCTAAGGTTGTAATACTGGCTACTGGCGGAGCCGGAAATCTATTTTTAAATACCACAAACCCTAAAACTTCAACTGGTGATGGTATTTCTATTGCAGCAAGGCAAGGAGCAGTTTTAAAAGACATGGAATTCATGCAGTTTCATCCGACTGTATTGCACGGAAAAACAGGGGAAAGGTTTCTTATATCAGAGGCAGTTAGAGGAGAAGGCGGTGTACTCAGGAACGAAAAAGGAGTACGATTTATGCCTTTCTACCACAAATTAAATGAGCTTGCTCCTAGAGATATAGTGTCAAGAGCAATATTAAGCGAAATAAAGAAAAGTAACTTAGATTATGTCTATTTAGATGTTTCAAATATTGGGAAGGATGTATTTAAAAAACGCTTTCCTTCAATTTACAGCAAAGTAGAGGAAGTGGGTATCGACATTGAAAAAGATTATATACCTGTTTCGCCAGCTGCTCATTATTATATGGGTGGAATCATGACAGATTTGAATGGTGAGACGACGATAAAGAGACTGTACGCATGTGGTGAATGTGCTTGTACCGGTGTACAGGGAGCAAATAGGCTTGCCAGCAATTCACTGCTGGAAGGCCTAGTCTTTTCAACACGGGCAGTAAATGATTCAAAAAAGTATTTAAATGTTAAGGTTACTCCATCTCATTTTTTTAATAATAACAAGGTAGACAGAGAAATTGATGTTGAAGGGATAAAATATGAATTGCAGTATCTTATGGAGCAAAATGCCGGCATAATAAGAAGTGAAAGCAGTTTAAAAGCGATGTTAAATTGGATTACGCTGCATGGAAGCATATTAGATATAAATGCAGATGACAGAGATAAAAGCGAGCTTTTGAGTTTGTACACCATAAGCAAGTATATGGTTATGTCTGCATTGCTAAGAAAAGAAAGCAGAGGAAGCCATTACAGGTTAGAATACCCTGAGAGAAATGAAGTGTATAGAAAACATATATTGATAAAAGGAGATGAAATTTACTTTGATAGACAGATTGATAGCGCAAAGATTAATAGATAG
- the nadC gene encoding carboxylating nicotinate-nucleotide diphosphorylase: MIDRLIAQRLIDSYLMEDLTWGDITTDILVPKGTKSKGYVYAKDDGIIAGIDVFLMVFNTIDSDIEYKKYFKDGEAVKKGDLILETYGDLNSCLKAERVALNLIQRMSGIATYVRKLSDMIKGTNARLTDTRKTMPGLRYFDKYAVSVGGGVNHRYNLSDGILIKDNHIKAVGGIKNALTMIKSGISHTKKVEIEVETIHELKEALKYGADIIMLDNMTIDMMKEAVEITNGRAILEASGNINEINILDVAKTGVDIISIGAITHSVKALDISYDL, from the coding sequence TTGATAGACAGATTGATAGCGCAAAGATTAATAGATAGTTACCTTATGGAAGATTTGACGTGGGGCGACATAACTACTGATATACTTGTTCCAAAAGGCACAAAATCGAAAGGTTACGTGTACGCAAAAGATGATGGGATAATAGCAGGAATTGATGTTTTTCTAATGGTTTTTAATACTATTGACAGTGATATAGAGTATAAAAAATATTTTAAAGATGGGGAAGCCGTAAAAAAAGGAGACTTGATATTAGAAACTTACGGAGATTTAAATTCTTGCCTTAAAGCTGAAAGGGTCGCATTGAATCTTATACAGAGGATGTCTGGCATTGCCACATATGTGAGAAAACTTTCGGATATGATTAAAGGAACGAATGCAAGATTGACTGATACACGTAAAACTATGCCGGGATTAAGATATTTTGACAAGTATGCAGTTTCAGTAGGTGGTGGAGTCAATCATAGATATAATTTATCAGATGGAATTTTGATAAAAGATAATCACATAAAAGCTGTTGGAGGAATTAAAAATGCACTAACTATGATAAAAAGTGGAATTTCGCATACAAAAAAAGTAGAAATTGAGGTAGAAACTATACATGAGCTGAAGGAAGCATTAAAATACGGTGCAGATATTATTATGCTTGATAATATGACCATCGACATGATGAAAGAAGCAGTTGAAATAACTAATGGTAGAGCAATATTAGAGGCGTCAGGGAATATAAACGAAATCAATATATTAGATGTTGCTAAAACAGGTGTAGATATAATATCAATAGGTGCAATAACACATTCTGTAAAAGCACTTGATATAAGTTATGATTTATAA
- the rd gene encoding rubredoxin: MEKWQCTVCGYIYDPEVGDPTQNIPPGTKFEDLPDDWVCPDCGVGKDQFEKI; this comes from the coding sequence ATGGAAAAATGGCAATGCACAGTTTGTGGATACATATACGATCCCGAAGTTGGCGATCCAACACAAAACATACCGCCAGGAACAAAATTTGAAGATTTACCAGATGATTGGGTGTGCCCTGACTGTGGTGTAGGAAAGGATCAATTTGAGAAGATATAA
- a CDS encoding Gfo/Idh/MocA family protein: protein MMAKEIKLGFIGLGYIGTIHATACFAIPLIFKGLPFTVKFGQVCKNNIDDLPYFFEGGVKTVDELLKDNELNAVDICTPNYLHKKQAVEVMKKGLNIYLEKPIGLSGDEALELMSMAKEKNVINQAALMYRFMPAINQARDIINNGEIGDVLNFKALMLHSGYLNPKRPMSWKMRFDTSGGGAVIDLGIHLVDAIRFMLGEVKMLQARSETYFKKRPISNESDSYEEVDVDDWTEAYFKMDNGAWGTVETSRISADIEEETRFEIYGTKGSIIISSKQPRYAFVYKKEENQYIIGSIKDRSTFSKYVETIYPDPKYSLGFMVDMHMASLMNFFLNIAEDKIVHKETPTFEEAYKSQLIIDKIIESAKNDSVMIEF, encoded by the coding sequence ATAATGGCAAAAGAAATAAAATTAGGTTTCATAGGGCTTGGTTACATAGGGACAATTCATGCTACTGCTTGTTTTGCAATCCCTCTAATCTTTAAGGGATTACCATTTACAGTAAAATTCGGACAAGTTTGCAAAAATAACATAGATGACCTGCCGTATTTTTTTGAAGGTGGTGTAAAGACGGTAGATGAGCTTTTAAAAGATAATGAGCTTAATGCTGTCGATATATGTACTCCAAACTATCTACACAAGAAGCAGGCAGTTGAGGTTATGAAAAAAGGTTTAAACATTTATCTTGAAAAGCCCATCGGATTAAGTGGTGATGAGGCCTTAGAATTGATGAGTATGGCAAAAGAAAAAAATGTCATCAATCAAGCGGCGCTTATGTATAGATTTATGCCAGCAATAAATCAAGCCAGAGACATAATAAACAATGGTGAGATAGGGGATGTGTTAAATTTTAAAGCTTTAATGCTGCATTCTGGATATTTAAATCCTAAAAGACCCATGTCATGGAAAATGCGATTTGATACATCTGGTGGAGGAGCAGTAATTGACTTGGGAATTCACCTTGTGGATGCAATAAGGTTTATGCTTGGAGAAGTAAAGATGTTGCAAGCAAGATCAGAGACATATTTCAAGAAAAGACCTATTTCAAATGAATCTGATTCATATGAAGAAGTAGATGTAGACGACTGGACAGAAGCATATTTTAAAATGGATAATGGTGCTTGGGGTACTGTGGAGACATCTAGGATATCAGCGGATATAGAAGAAGAAACTCGGTTTGAGATATATGGTACAAAAGGTTCTATAATCATATCTTCAAAGCAGCCTAGATATGCTTTTGTTTACAAAAAAGAAGAAAATCAATATATTATAGGTAGTATTAAGGATAGAAGCACATTTTCAAAATATGTTGAAACAATATATCCGGATCCGAAGTATTCTTTAGGATTTATGGTTGACATGCATATGGCAAGCCTTATGAATTTCTTTTTGAACATTGCAGAGGACAAAATAGTACATAAGGAAACTCCTACATTTGAAGAAGCGTATAAAAGTCAGTTGATAATAGATAAGATAATAGAATCAGCAAAAAATGATAGTGTCATGATAGAATTTTAA
- a CDS encoding RsmF rRNA methyltransferase first C-terminal domain-containing protein encodes MIMKIKEDFVNKMRFLLKDDFEKFMMEYEKEPYRGLRVNTLKISVDEFLRISPFRLISVPWCDTGFYYDQNDKPGKHYYHDAGLFYIQEPSAMAVVEALNPVPGDIVLDLSAAPGGKSTHIASKLNGEGLLVSNEINSKRVKVLAENIERIGIRNAVILNESPEKLEKTFKDYFDKILVDAPCSGEGMFRKDETARDEWSLENVLSCAYRQKKILDSASCMLKPGGIMVYSTCTFSPEENEGVIDHFLKNHSDFELIEIYKHEGFDNGHSEWVNGCSDLRKCVRLWPHLLKGEGHFIAKLRKNGIYDKSSNSKVKFKQRKGFVDKLFYDFIDNYLNIDVEKLNLQKIGDHVYHIPEETMDLSGIKVYRCGFDLGQLKKGRFEPSHWLAMALKKDETKRIYNLRANEIESYIHGETLNIDIDDGWILLLIDGYSIGWGRAVKGVLKNYYPKGLRK; translated from the coding sequence ATGATTATGAAAATTAAAGAAGACTTTGTAAATAAGATGAGATTTCTGTTAAAAGATGATTTCGAGAAGTTTATGATGGAATATGAAAAAGAGCCTTATAGGGGACTTAGAGTCAATACGCTAAAGATTTCTGTTGATGAGTTTTTAAGGATTTCTCCATTTAGATTGATATCTGTACCATGGTGTGATACAGGATTTTACTATGATCAAAATGATAAACCAGGAAAGCATTATTACCACGATGCTGGTTTATTTTATATTCAGGAACCGAGCGCTATGGCGGTAGTAGAAGCATTGAATCCTGTGCCAGGGGATATCGTATTAGATTTAAGTGCGGCGCCAGGAGGTAAATCTACACACATAGCTTCAAAGCTCAATGGGGAAGGCTTATTAGTATCAAATGAGATTAATTCCAAGAGAGTAAAAGTTCTTGCAGAAAACATTGAAAGGATTGGTATAAGAAATGCTGTTATTTTAAATGAGTCACCAGAAAAACTTGAAAAGACATTTAAAGATTATTTTGATAAAATACTTGTTGATGCCCCATGTTCTGGCGAAGGAATGTTCAGAAAAGATGAAACGGCAAGAGATGAATGGTCTTTGGAAAATGTGTTAAGCTGTGCCTATCGCCAGAAAAAGATATTGGATAGTGCATCATGCATGTTAAAGCCTGGCGGAATAATGGTATATTCAACGTGTACATTTTCTCCGGAAGAAAATGAAGGTGTAATCGACCATTTTCTAAAAAATCACAGCGACTTTGAATTAATAGAAATTTATAAGCATGAGGGATTTGATAATGGACATTCAGAATGGGTCAATGGGTGCAGTGACTTAAGAAAATGTGTAAGGCTTTGGCCACACTTATTAAAAGGTGAAGGTCATTTTATAGCTAAACTCAGAAAAAATGGCATCTATGATAAGAGCAGCAATAGCAAAGTAAAATTTAAACAAAGAAAGGGCTTTGTTGACAAACTTTTTTACGATTTTATTGACAATTATCTCAATATAGATGTGGAAAAATTGAATTTACAAAAGATAGGTGATCATGTTTATCATATTCCTGAAGAAACGATGGACTTATCTGGAATAAAAGTGTATAGATGTGGATTTGATCTGGGACAGTTAAAAAAAGGAAGGTTTGAGCCATCTCATTGGCTGGCAATGGCTTTAAAAAAAGATGAGACCAAGAGAATTTATAATTTGAGAGCTAATGAAATAGAATCATATATTCATGGTGAAACATTAAATATCGATATCGATGATGGATGGATACTTCTTTTAATTGATGGCTATTCAATTGGTTGGGGAAGAGCAGTTAAAGGAGTATTAAAAAACTATTATCCTAAAGGCTTAAGAAAATAA